One genomic window of Bradyrhizobium sp. CCGE-LA001 includes the following:
- a CDS encoding DUF6894 family protein — protein sequence MLSAGSSEIGTLRLRQLLADMRFYFDYQDSAGIIIDDQGEELPNFEAARDASMRYLAEAIRDHSPSSLTEKLSVLVRTEEVPIMTVSATVEVAGATPTGRSRSLS from the coding sequence TTGCTCAGCGCCGGCTCCTCAGAGATAGGAACGCTCCGCCTCAGGCAGTTGTTGGCCGATATGCGCTTCTACTTTGACTATCAAGACTCTGCAGGCATCATCATTGACGACCAGGGCGAAGAGCTTCCGAACTTCGAGGCTGCCCGGGACGCCTCGATGAGATATTTGGCCGAGGCCATACGTGACCACAGTCCTTCAAGCTTAACCGAGAAGCTGTCTGTGCTCGTACGAACGGAAGAGGTCCCGATCATGACCGTGTCGGCCACAGTTGAAGTGGCGGGGGCAACTCCGACCGGGAGAAGCAGAAGCCTCTCTTGA
- a CDS encoding DUF4145 domain-containing protein yields MPPKEVTPQLGLDSFSCPHCNALAQQHWFDVLVKQLQRDKKPVVYESETVAALDYKKAFGDEDDQKQWLKFRARFEKNDVTHEIIRYGTNTDWQMVNVNLSLCHSCGGWAFWIKGKVAWPAFAVKIEPHPDLPGDIKEDFVEASTIAEASPRGSAALSRLIVQKLMSHFGGQGKDINSNIAHLVKNGLEPEIQMALDIVRVTGNNAVHPGELALKEDVGTALALLQLINLVVERRIATQKRIQEMFRNLPPGALEAIKKRDGVT; encoded by the coding sequence ATGCCGCCCAAGGAGGTAACGCCGCAACTAGGGCTTGACTCTTTTTCGTGCCCACACTGCAACGCCCTAGCTCAACAGCATTGGTTTGATGTCCTCGTCAAACAGCTACAGCGAGACAAAAAGCCCGTAGTCTACGAATCTGAAACGGTTGCCGCCTTAGATTATAAAAAGGCGTTCGGGGATGAAGACGACCAGAAGCAATGGCTCAAATTCCGAGCGCGTTTCGAAAAGAACGACGTAACCCATGAAATCATCCGCTATGGCACCAACACCGATTGGCAAATGGTGAACGTCAATTTGAGCCTTTGCCATAGCTGCGGAGGTTGGGCTTTCTGGATCAAGGGCAAAGTGGCTTGGCCGGCCTTCGCAGTGAAGATTGAACCGCACCCCGACCTGCCCGGTGACATAAAAGAAGACTTCGTGGAGGCATCTACAATAGCCGAAGCCTCGCCCCGAGGTTCGGCAGCATTATCGCGCCTCATTGTCCAAAAGCTAATGTCCCATTTTGGCGGCCAAGGGAAAGACATCAACTCCAACATAGCGCACCTAGTCAAAAACGGTCTTGAGCCCGAAATCCAAATGGCCTTGGACATCGTGAGAGTCACTGGCAATAACGCAGTTCACCCCGGCGAGCTTGCCTTAAAAGAAGACGTTGGGACCGCATTGGCGCTTCTGCAACTTATCAACCTTGTCGTTGAAAGACGCATTGCCACTCAAAAGCGCATTCAAGAGATGTTCAGAAACCTGCCGCCGGGTGCCTTAGAGGCAATCAAGAAACGGGACGGCGTAACCTGA
- a CDS encoding DUF3606 domain-containing protein, whose amino-acid sequence MAKKAKKKTARGRKQDRARVAGGQDYEVRYEAKKSGRSKKSVKKAVKKVGSSRKRVEKTLKRKRARKSLRRSAS is encoded by the coding sequence ATGGCGAAGAAGGCCAAAAAGAAAACGGCGCGCGGGCGCAAGCAAGATCGGGCGCGCGTCGCGGGTGGTCAAGACTATGAAGTGCGATACGAAGCAAAGAAGTCGGGTCGCTCTAAGAAGTCGGTAAAGAAGGCGGTGAAGAAGGTTGGCAGTAGCCGCAAGCGAGTCGAGAAGACGCTTAAGCGCAAGAGGGCTAGAAAGTCTCTTCGGCGATCCGCTTCATAG
- a CDS encoding ATP-dependent DNA ligase: MSLVAFDLLEYEGTEVRRQPLFGRKFLLADLLHKVMDGIEFNDHLEETGPLIFKHACKLGHEGIVAKRKDLPYVSGRSGRWLKIKDPDSPAMKRIAEETF, encoded by the coding sequence GTGTCGCTAGTTGCCTTTGACCTTCTCGAATACGAAGGGACGGAGGTCCGCCGGCAACCGCTGTTTGGGCGGAAATTCTTGCTCGCCGATCTACTGCACAAGGTGATGGACGGAATAGAATTCAACGACCACCTAGAGGAAACCGGCCCGCTGATCTTCAAGCATGCTTGCAAGCTTGGACACGAAGGCATCGTGGCGAAGCGAAAAGACCTGCCCTATGTATCGGGCAGGTCTGGCCGTTGGCTCAAAATCAAAGATCCGGATAGCCCCGCTATGAAGCGGATCGCCGAAGAGACTTTCTAG
- a CDS encoding permease prefix domain 2-containing transporter produces the protein MTDKNGDDDKNIDLPNLRSKFVNLGFVTAYELKVSKVALETLFVQREIESARKEYVKLRATIKEAEEKLEKAAEQIAAERSSSPPRLAKFMVALLAPESSAQAQLGDYEEMFAKNVARIGVKKARQYYWLQVSASLRPLAWAWIKRMSFVTLVVDYVRSKLGL, from the coding sequence GTGACTGACAAGAACGGGGACGACGACAAAAATATCGATCTCCCAAATTTGCGCAGCAAGTTCGTGAATCTGGGATTCGTGACAGCCTACGAACTTAAAGTGTCAAAGGTGGCCCTCGAGACTCTCTTTGTTCAAAGAGAAATAGAATCAGCACGGAAGGAGTACGTGAAGCTTCGCGCCACCATAAAAGAAGCCGAAGAAAAGTTGGAAAAAGCCGCAGAGCAAATCGCGGCTGAGCGTTCGTCGTCTCCGCCAAGGTTGGCCAAATTCATGGTCGCACTCCTCGCACCTGAAAGCTCTGCTCAAGCACAGCTTGGTGATTATGAGGAGATGTTTGCAAAGAATGTAGCCCGTATCGGAGTTAAGAAAGCCAGACAATACTATTGGCTACAGGTCTCCGCTTCTCTTCGCCCTTTGGCTTGGGCTTGGATCAAGAGGATGAGTTTTGTGACTCTCGTGGTCGACTACGTGCGTTCGAAATTGGGCCTCTAG
- a CDS encoding PadR family transcriptional regulator: protein MSDTLKQTEQVVMLAILRKQPDAYGVSIYEELEKRLNKAVPMATIYATLETLEKKGFVKSKQGQATAERGGRAKMFFEITGKGQMALNASLSALDRLREGTKLAGAMA, encoded by the coding sequence ATGAGCGATACTCTCAAGCAGACGGAGCAGGTCGTAATGCTCGCAATTTTGCGTAAGCAGCCCGACGCGTATGGGGTCTCCATCTACGAGGAACTGGAAAAGCGTCTGAACAAAGCAGTTCCGATGGCGACGATCTATGCGACTCTCGAAACCCTCGAAAAGAAGGGCTTTGTCAAAAGCAAGCAAGGCCAGGCGACCGCTGAACGCGGTGGCCGGGCAAAGATGTTCTTTGAAATAACCGGCAAGGGGCAAATGGCCTTAAATGCATCGCTCTCCGCGTTGGACCGGTTGCGCGAAGGGACCAAACTGGCAGGAGCCATGGCGTGA